The following coding sequences are from one Arachis hypogaea cultivar Tifrunner chromosome 7, arahy.Tifrunner.gnm2.J5K5, whole genome shotgun sequence window:
- the LOC112702815 gene encoding omega-3 fatty acid desaturase, endoplasmic reticulum, giving the protein MAVSHVVYTNGHKKENDEFDASAPPPFKIADIRAAIPRHCWVKNPWRSLSYVLRDLVLVATLLASAIHFNSWFFWPIYWPLQGTMFWALFVLGHDCGHGSFSNNAKLNSIVGHILHSSILVPYHGWRISHKTHHQNHGHVENDESWVPLPEKIYKSLDNVTKLMRFTVPFPIFAYPFYLWRRSPGKEGSHFNPYSKLFSPNERKDVMISTMCWVAMFSLLLFLSFIVTPLSILKLYGIPYLIFIMWLDFVTYLHHHGYKQKLPWYRGKEWSYLRGGLTTVDRDYGLVNNIHHDIGTHVIHHLFPQIPHYHLLEATEAAKPVLGKYYREPEKSGPLPFHLIKYLLQSIGQDHYVSDNGDIVYYQSDPYLLNNNNKSN; this is encoded by the exons ATGGCAGTGTCCCATGTTGTTTATACCAATGGACACAAAAAAGAAAATGATGAATTTGATGCTAGTGCTCCTCCTCCATTCAAGATAGCAGATATAAGAGCTGCAATCCCAAGGCATTGCTGGGTCAAGAATCCATGGAGATCCCTCAGTTATGTTCTAAGAGATTTGGTTCTTGTTGCTACATTGTTAGCTTCAGCAATTCACTTCAATAGTTGGTTCTTTTGGCCAATCTATTGGCCTCTTCAGGGAACAATGTTCTGGGCACTCTTTGTTCTTGGTCATGATTG TGGGCATGGAAGTTTTTCAAACAATGCAAAGCTGAATAGTATTGTGGGCCATATATTGCACTCCTCAATTCTTGTACCATACCATGGATG gagaATTAGCCACAAGACCCACCACCAAAACCATGGACATGTTGAGAATGATGAGTCATGGGTTCCA TTGCCAGAGAAGATCTATAAAAGCCTAGACAATGTGACCAAACTCATGAGATTCACTGTACCTTTCCCTATTTTTGCTTATCCCTTTTACTTG tggAGAAGAAGCCCTGGAAAGGAAGGTTCTCATTTCAATCCATACAGCAAATTGTTCTCACCAAATGAGAGAAAAGATGTTATGATTTCAACAATGTGTTGGGTTGCCATGTTTTCTCTGCTTCTCTTTCTGTCCTTCATTGTCACTCCACTTTCCATTCTCAAGCTCTATGGAATCCCTTATTTG ATCTTCATCATGTGGCTTGATTTTGTCACATATTTGCATCACCATGGTTACAAGCAGAAATTACCTTGGTACCGTGGAAAG GAATGGAGTTATCTAAGGGGTGGCCTTACAACGGTGGATCGTGACTATGGTTTGGTTAATAATATTCATCATGATATTGGCACTCATGTGATCCATCATCTTTTCCCTCAAATTCCTCACTATCACTTGCTTGAAGCG ACAGAAGCAGCAAAGCCAGTACTTGGAAAGTATTACCGGGAGCCAGAGAAATCTGGGCCACTTCCATTTCATCTCATAAAGTATTTGCTACAAAGCATTGGGCAAGATCACTATGTCAGTGACAATGGAGATATTGTTTACTATCAATCTGATCCTTACCTTCTCAACAACAATAACAAGTCCAACTAG